From Pseudomonas hormoni:
TTGGCGTTCGACCTAGTCGACGCACAATGGCTCGACTTGGAGGGGCAACAAGAGCCGCTGTTGGATGCGGAACGGCCCGACGCCGCTGCAAAGGCTTGGAGTGAATGGAAACGACTTGCACCGTACGGCGCTCGTAATCCATTTGAAGCGATGCCGATATACCGCTTGGAGTTCGAACTCCACCACGGACACAGCCTATTCGGCCTACCGCCCCTTCCCTCCGCAAACGACTCCCGCGCCCTGAGTAATGCAGCTGCGGACCTTGAACAAATGTGGTTTGAGCTAGAGATTAACAATCAACGCGGACCCGGATTCATGTTGGCACAGCTCTATCCCGGACTGTTCGCTAGCCCAAGGCCCGCATTCGTGAAGGGAAAAATGCCGTCGTCGCGAAAGAATAAAGGGTTGTCCGCCATCTTTTCTCTAACACATCTGCCGACCATCTCCACGACGAAATTGGAAGATGAGCTTTCCAAAGCATCGGCCGATCTGTTGGCGGTGTATGACGTGGGTCAAGGCAATGCCAATGCGCTTTTGTCGACTAAAAGATACCGAGAACCTGGAGTACCGACTCACTATTACGATTTGGGTGCCGGCGTTTACAGAAATAAGCACACAACACCTCACCCGCTGGCGTTCTGCTTCACCAAAAAGCCGTCGATCATACTTTCCCACTGGGATGCCGATCACTGGGCAGGCGCCTACGCTGTGACCGTAAACAACGCTTATCCTGCGCTCCGGTGCAAGTGGATAGCCCCCCTTCAGGCGGTTGGTCCCCTGCATATAGCTTTCGCTATTGACGTCATCAGCAATGGTGGGGAATTCCTCATTTACACCCCACATCCAGGTGAGATCGGTAATGCGACATTATCGCCATATAGGCGTATCAGATTCATGCTCGGCAACGGCAGAGATCGCAATGGGACCGGGATCGTCCTAGCGGTTGAGGAACCTGACAATGTTCCCGCAAGGAGCTGGCTACTTACCGGCGATTGCGACTATCTTCACTTCGTGAAAGAACTAAAGCCGCTGCCACCAGTGGGCCTTGTCGCACCCCATCACGGTGCCAATCTGGACAGCAAAAGCCCTGTCCCTACACCACCGGGAGGAGTGACGTATAAGCGGTTAGCGTACTCGTTCGGTCCAGGGAACAAACATGGAACCGTACAGCACCCTACATCCCAAGGTGTAACGCTGCACAACAGCGCAGACTGGGATCACAACTATTGGAATCTTGTGACCCCGGGCTTCCCCACAGCCGGCGGCGACGTTCTGACGACCTGCGAACATGCACCCGGGACTTCGCGCGGCGGCGCATTGATCGGATGGGACAAGCCGCCTACCGGTTTTCTAGCACCCTGCCCCGGCTTGTGCTCCGCCCCGCTCAATCAAAGCTAGTTGCATACTTGTAGTTCACCCTGCCAAAAGTCGCATATTTGGGCCGAGGCAGGGTGCCCACCTGCGTTCTCGTTAACTTGCAACGGAATCGGAACGATCGCTACCTCTTGCCTAAGCAATTGATGTCATTGAGCCAGGCCCAGCAGCCTTTCACCCAAGATCAGACTTGAATAGGTCAGATAGGAATAGCGAACTTGAAAGCTTCACTACTCAACCGAAGTATTAGCGTACATCGACTCAATCCCAGCCACTTTCTGTCAAAGACCTGCCTCTAGGCTTGCGTAGACCTTCAAAGTGCGACGGCAACTTTTAGCAGATAACTTATGCATGTGAATGGCTTTTATCGGACAAAAGCCGCACTTCCCAACAGATAGAAATCAGCCAAAAAACCACACATTCTTTACAGCGGAGGAATTTGTATCGAATAATCTAATTCCTGAGGCTTTAACGATTAATATTTATTGTTTCTATTGCAAACAGGTATAGAGCGAACATACGAGTAAACCCTGAGGTGCCAAGAAGCTTAACGTTGATAGGATCGGGGACATTCGAAACGTACCAGAAAGTCACGCTCAGGCAAAAAGCCAATAACGTGCCTCCAATTACAGGTCCCCAACTTGCCAAATCGTGGTCAGCGAGCCCGCTGTTGAGTTGATGAACGAAGAGTACCCAAGAGATGACTATCACATAGGCAGCTATCACGAGGAAAGGCAGCATAAAGCTGATAGCGGAAAACGGGTTCGCGATTGGGCCTCCCCCTGGCGCAAATGTCGAAATTGACAACGCGGCAAAAACTATCAAGAGATGGCGAGATTTAATCTTACCTAAGGCATCCAATAAATCTTTTATCACCAATTGCACTCCTGATTTCCATAAATTCATGTCAACTCCTACATCCCAATCACCGTTGAAACACGCTAGATTGAGTGGCATACTTCGCATAATTCTTAGATCTAATAACTAATTACTACGACTTTTTTTCCATACTTCTGTCACTCGTATATTTCGGAAATTTGATGCAGTGCCTTTTGGATTTCTTGAAATTATTTCTCAGTTAATGAAGTCGCCGAAATGAGCCTTAACTTTTAGCCATTACCAAACCTATATGTGGACTGGCTTACCGCGACAGCAGATACTCCCATGTAAGCTAGAAAACTGGGGAGATAAGTGACGACCGCAATAGACCACCATTAAATGATTTGCGGATAATCCCCACATCCCTTGGTTTCACTTGAGTTAGGACAGTTCTTCAGAGGCCTTATGGCGAAGGGCTGACCGCTCTTGACCGATCGCGGTCAGCCACGAGGGACCGCTCCCGGCCAGAAGCGGACATTCGCGACCACCCATTATGAGATAATAGAACTCCATCGAAAAAATTATCTCGACGGTCGTTATTTGATACCCAAGATTATTTCCGCCCGCCTTTTGAATTAGTGCGCCTCGTCTTAGGGGTAGTGTCGCCCGAAGATGCGGGAACAGCGTCGATGAAGTTGAGTTTGTTTTTATCAGCAACCTTCATAAATTCACTAACAAATTTATAAAGCATGTCGGTTTCGACACTGCTAACTGGTGCCTCTGCGACGACACCACTATGCTCCGCGTCCCGTATAAATCCTGCCGACTTGAGCCTGAACTGACAAACCACTCCTGGAACGACTTCCATCGACAAAACCTTGGGAAGCAGTTTTGGCAACTCTTGGAAGGCCTTCTCATAATCTAACGAATCAAGCCATCGATATTCAGCCCATGATATGTCGCAAGGAGAAATTTCCTCCCAAGAAAAATTACTTTTTAGTGATTTTTCAATGCTTTTGACTGCCCGGGCCCAAGCAGGGTCCCAACAAGTCGGTCCACATAAGGCCGCAATTAGTCCGAACCAAACATAAATTGAAGGGCTACTTCTTACAATATCTTTCAATAAGAATGCATGAGAAGTTCCCCGGCCCACCAAGAAAGCAGCTAAAGCAATTTCCAACTCCGCTTGATCATCGAGGTCTCGTGGCCCTGCCAACCGAGAATGCCAATTTTTCGCGAAATTTCTAAAAGCAACAACACGATGTTCGGCGGAGTCACTTAACAACTCCATATAGTCCGTAATCGAAGGTTCATTGCCAAATAAATCTTTATTTCCCGAATGAGATGTTTTAAGCAGCTGTTCGGCTCCAGCGTCATCGTTCCAAGCGATACCTACTCTGCCCCAAATCGGTTGTAGAGATTTAATATGGATTAGCCGCTCAACAAACTTACGATCTGATGACAACGACTCCAAGCGGTTAATGCACTCCTGCGTTACATTATCGTCTCTATGAGAAATCGACGCTCTTGCCACCGAAAAGCTATATGTAGCAGTAGCACGCGATAGTGGAATCGACGGAACCGAACTATCCCCATCACTTTGCGCTAGCATCTCTCCAAGTATCACGGATGGCCATCGGTCAGGGCGTTGCCAAAAAACGTTACCTTGGCCCGCGGACTTTTTTACAGAGTCAAAATCAGCTCTACTTATCACTCGACAAAATTGGCTTAACGGAAAAGTTTCGGGAGCATATGTTTTAAGCCACGCAAATAATTCAAAAGGCTTTACTGACGGCAACACAATCAGATAGGGGGATGAGTAACCGTGCTGAGAACTCTGCGTAGGATAACCAAGAATCGCTCCCAGCCCGACAGACTCCACCGCTTCAATAGAATTCGTAGTGATGTGTGGGCTATTTAGCATTGAAAACAATGCATCCGGCAAATCATCCCGCGAAGAAAATGCGAACTTTAAATCTGTCATAGTTAATCATCCGGGAAAAGATTATCAAGACCAAATAAAACAGGCTTGGCAAACGCGGCCTCTACTTTAACTGTAGTATCCCCGCACCTATATACGTTCAGCGCTGTCTTAGCTCGCGTGACACCTGTATAGATAAGTTTCGTCCGTTTCAACGGAAACCTCGTTAGCCCCTCAGCACCAAATATATGTACACACCTAAACTCAGTTCCTTTTGAAGCATGCAGCGTCATAATATGAATCAGCGCTTGACTCGAAAAGGTCGCATTAGAATCTACTCCGTGGGTGCAAATTCGGTCTTTTAAATGAGTAGACTCAAGGTAATTCTTTACTTCAAGTCGGTCTTCTTGACGAGGGCAGAATATACCAACGGCCTCATCAGGAAACGCATCCAACTGAACCTCGATTAACTCAAGAATTTTATCCAGTTGTTCAGTCCGAGACTGAGACGGGTGCAGGATCGCTGAAGACGTCCCCTGAATTGCCGGATCATAGTTACAAGTAGACTCCAGCGTTGTACCTCCCTTTACTGGAGGCATTAATTTATCCGCCACCTTAGCAATTTCTTGTCCAATTCGAAAGTGACGTGTTAAACGATGTGTTTCCAGTCCGAGTGAATCAGCGGTAATCATGCCGTCCTGATTATAAATGCCTTGCCGATCATCGCCACATATACATACTTTGTCTGAAAGTTCCAACAAAGCGGCCAGCTCACCAACGGAAAGGTCTTGAGCTTCATCAACAAAGATAGCACTGTACATTTTATCTGACGGTCTAACTTCGTTCGCCGCTATCAATTTCTGCAACGCTTCAGTCCGAGCATCGTCATCGAAGTCCCCCTCACCCCACTTAACTTTACTTCCGAGATTAAGGTTTACATATTCAGCAAGCCAAGAATGAAACGTTTTAATTTGACTGGCTCTTACAAAGCCCTTTGCAACAGCTCCGCTCCGAATGAAGTCAGCAAGTGAACGAGTATAGGTTATGAATAGAATATCTTTTTCACCACTTCCTACCATGACCTCAGCACGCAAAAGGAGCAAATTGGTCTTTCCAGATCCCGGCGGCCCAGATAAGAGATAGCGCCCCTCCATTGGCAAGCCTATGAAGTCTTTTTGCGCTTGATCCATTTCCTTCTTGCTTCGCCACCAATTACTGTTCATTGCTCACCCTTTTAAATTCAATCTGCTTTCCATAAATTGATTCAATGGAGTCAACTGCTGAGTTGTGGGATTCAACTTCACTGATAGCAGTCCCTACAATATCTGCTATTGATTCAGCAATGAAACTGCCGGCATCGTCTATGGCATCATCCATTGAGGCGGTACCTATGAGATTAAGTGACTCTAGATTAACTGCCAGATCTGATTCTGGTTGACATATAAAGCCTGATACGAAAATATTGACGGATCTGGCATAAAGACCAATCTTCCAGTCAAAACTCATTTGAGTCACCACAGCAATAAGTTCGCTATGAGCAAACTGAAAGCTCACAACCTCTTTGTTACTAACTTTTAATTTGGAGAAGGATAAGGGCAAATCTGTTCCACAGACGGAAATCAACAACAATTTAACCTTGTCCGTCAATGCCTCTTGAAACCGATCACGATCAAAACTCAAAGTTCTCTCGGAATCAGCCTGCTTATTTGGCCTGGATTTCAATCGCGCTCGAAGTTTATTAAGACCTACATTATGCTCCTGCACCTCGAAATCTAACCAGTCTACAAGTGCCAGCCTAGCTTGCAGGTCCTTATTTAAGCACTTTGCCGCCAGAGACTTCAAATAAGCCAAGCGACTGGGATTTCCATCTTTAAAATTTGGTGAGTTTAGAAGAACTGCTTTTGCGACGAGCCAGCGATTACCTGCTTCTATTTCAGCCCTAAACAATGACTCCTTCATTATCAAGTCATGCAAAACTGCACCTACTTGATAAATATTAAGCCCCTGCCATAACTCACGCGAAGGCTCGTCCAAACGAAATAGATATTCAGGTGAACTATATTGTGCAGTAGCTAGAAATGGCCTTTGAGCACCTTGATCAGTATCAGCCGCCCCGGGGCCTGGATCAAATTCACGAACCACGCCCAAATCTAAAAGTTTTAGCTTTCCCCAACACTCTGATACGTGGATATTTTCCGGCTTAATATCTCGGTGCACTATGCCGTGTCCTTCTAAATACAGAACGGCACTGACCAGTTGGCGTATAAGTGCTTCGACAGAGGCATCAGGTACATCTTTCAATACCTCTTTTAACCTCGGCCATTCAACATACTCCATTTCAATGATGGCGGTATCACTGAAGTTTTCTATTGAAAAAGTTTGAACGAGATAGTCGCAGTCGTGACTTATGAGCCTGCGTTGGAGCCCTAGTCGTTCTTGCTCTTTCGAACCCTCTTCATCGCTAATGAATCGTGGATCGAAAACTTTGAAAGCTCGCTTTTCCTTACCATTGATTCCACGAAATACTGCCGCGGATCCACCGGCGGCGAGAAAATCAACCTCCCATCTTCGGTCGTCTCTTGAAAGGTACCGCTTAAGCGTGACCTGTAATTCATCAATTTTTTGTTGTGACAAATCTGGCATACCTAACTCCTTTAGGCACGGTCGCCTTGGTGGTGGCTACCGGCAACACGGTACAGATTGCCACTAATAATGGCAGTCTGCCAAACCTAAAGCCTGCACATCCTTCAACAATTTAATGCCCAGGAGCGGAGACGCCTCCCGATTGAGCTTCTTGCCTTCATTCCCCATCCGCCGCGGTCAATTCGAGCGAATGGCCAAATTTTCATACATGGGGGTGTTCGCCTAGGGCAGAGACGTGAAATGCCAGAAGCAATGGAGGGGAAAGCGTAGTAATGATGGAAACGCTAGGCGAGTAATCTGCTGCGCCAAAGCACAATCGAATACCGGGCTATTCCACCAAGGCATGTGTGGAGTGATGAGCGCGATTGGCCAACGATTATCGGAATCGATTTATGACCGATTGCTTTTGGTCCAAAAAAATCCGTTATTTCAAACCGCGTTCGGCCATTTTTTCCGCCCAGCCCCCGTCTCGTGATGGTCAGACTCAGTACAAATGACTGGTCTAGTTAGCGTTAGCATTTTGCGTTCATCACGATTGCCTTGCCTGAATGCTTCAGAGAGGAAACGATCTGGCTAAGAAGCTGAATGCTCAGTCAATAGATGTGATCCGAAATATGTATCCAGTCGCGAAGGGGCGATTGATTGTTCTGGATTGGTCGTCGGGTGGCGTATCTGCATAAGGGGCGCAGGTCCAGCGTCATATAACGGAGCCCCTTGGGACCACGTCCGCAGCAGAGCAGTTCGGATTGGCCGTCTCAGCGAAGGGCAGTCGGTACTTGGGCAACGTGGTCGATTCCAGTGGCTGCGCTACTGGCGCATGTTCAAGTATCAAAGTGCTATCATCGCCGTGGCCAAGTGTCATAAATCAGGAAAAAGCGAGCGTTGTATATGGCAAGGATGATTCCGGAGCATGGACCACACCACACTGAAAGCTACGGTGAGCGTCATCTGTACTCAGCACTCAAATCCCAGCTTCCTGACGATTACACCGTAATCCACAGCCTGCCATGGTTATGCTCCGCAATGAGCAAGCTTGACAACCGAGCAAGGCCGACAGGAGAGATCGATTTTCTAATAGTACATCCAGAAGATGGAGTCCTTGCCCTTGAGGTTAAGAGTGGTGTTTATCGAATCGAGAATTCTTTCTTTGTACATGTCCGCGATGGCTACAAGATAGATCCGCTCACTCAGACCAAAAAAAATATCCATGGATTTGCAACGTGGCTTGGTGCTGACCCGGCACTATGCCTGAGAATCGGATACGGGTTTATTTTTCCTGATTCGGATTTTAATCGGTCTAACATCCCAGGGATGTATGATACGCGATCCACCCCCTCTCAGTCCCTCTACATAGATTTTGAAGCGTATCCTGACGTCGCTCAGAAAATCATAGAACTCATGAAGTATTGGAAGAAGGCACTTTTAAATACTGATTTAGGTCCTACCAAAACAAAAAAACTAATTGACTACCTTGCGCCAAAAATAGATGGTCAGCCTCAGTGGGCGAGTCGAATTCGTTATGACAATAAAGTATGGCTTCAGCTGACGAGCGAGCAAAGTTTGGTCGTCCGATCAGTACTAAGGAACAAAGACTCTTTAATCACAGGCTGGCCAGGTACTGGGAAAACCTTGATAGCTATCGACGCTGCTAGGAAACTCTCCGAGGGAGGCAAGCAGGTATTGGTCCTCTCATTCAACGCGAGGCTCACGGAGCATATTCGGGTGCAGCTTGAAGGGTATCGAGCCTGCAAAGTGATGACTTGGCACGGGCTCTGCCGTCAAGCAGCGAATGCGCTGAACCATCTGTCGGTAGGAGAGGAATGGTACAAGGTTAAATGCTTAGAAGATCTCGATATTGCAATTCAGAAAGGATTGCTAGGAGAGTATGACGCCCTGGTTGTAGACGAATCGCAGGCGCTAGCAGAATCTTGGTGCAAGACGCTTGTAAGCTGGTTTACTGGGAAACCAAAAGCGTTCTTCTGCGACGAAACTCAAGTATTTAAATTCGAGCGCAATGGCGTTACCTTAAATGGTTTGAGTGCTATTTTAGGAGTTGACGCTTTTCCGCTAACGATTATCTTACGTATGCCGAAAGCAGTTACTGAAATTCTTTCAGAGGTGGTTCCTCCCAAAATACAGCTGTCCTCGCCACGAGTAGCTGAACCGGAAACCGCGCTTGAAATAATCACATTAAACCCGTGCGATGAACTTTTACGAATTAAGTCTGAGTTGGTCGCGGCTGGCGTCGGTTCCGAGGACATCGTCGTTCTGACAGGACCGATAATTGATAGACAATATTCTGATTTTTTGAAGACGCAGAAACTAGCCACCGAAAATATCGCAAAATTTCGTGGTTTAGAAGCTCCTGTTGTTATTGTTTTGGGGGCAGAAGCATTAGATACAGCCGAGCTATTTAGCGCGTATTCCCGCGCAACTACGAAATTTGTAGCTATTTACAACGCTCATAATCGTCAATGGAGAGGCCGCCTAGACTTTCAATCGCGGTTGCAGGGAAAACCCGAAAGTGCAGAAATCCTGAAAACAGCTCAAGTACCTCTTCGCATTAGAAATATCGTGGCGCGTTGCACTTCTATTAGATCGTTAGGCATGAAGAGCTTAGATGTAATGTGGGCTGAGGATTGGGGCGCAATGTTGGTTGAGTTCAAAGCGCATGAAACTCAACTCACTCTATGGATTAATTACCTATCTCGAACCATCTCTCACCCTATTTTCATTTGGTACGGAACCACTCTCACGAAATTTTACATGGTAGCTCCCGAGTTGAATGGTGAAATTGAATCGTGTGGTCACTACTCTCTGACGATGGAAGATTGCAAGGCATGCGGCTCACTTACTCCGCATACTGACACTGCAAACATAAAGTGCGCACTTTGCTATACTTTGGAGAGCAGGCTGTTGCCTCCCGACGAGGACCTCATCGACCAAATATCTTTGTATGATGCAGTTATCACCTCGCAGCTGCCGGCAGATAAGGCTCTACAATTACGACCCCATCTGCCTTTAGAGGTGGCAGCAGTAGCAGCTTTGATGCGCGCTAACAAAAATAAAGTTCGAAATAATGTCCTCTTGGTCCAACTGCCGTCAGGACGAAACCTGTATACAACCGCGTTCGTATTTGCACAATCCAGAATTGCAGTCTGCGAGACTAATACAACAATGTCGGTAGATGTGCTTGCCGATGAAATTTACTATCGGTATAGGGTATTAGAGCAGATTTCTCCAGCAGAGTGGCGTTCAATTGTTGCGAGCGCCTTTGCCACTTTCAAACAAAAAGGGTATGTGGTCAGAATTGGTAAAAAGCTATATCAGCCCGTGGAGGATGACGATGCTCCAGTACCTAAGAGATATGCTAATGATTGATGAAAATAAGTGTATAGGGCTTTTCCTCACACCACAGTAAGTCCAGTAGTGGCCAAATGAACTAAGTATCTACAAAATTCCGCACCATGGCTCCAGCCACTCAAACGGAGTCTAGTCGAAAGACGGAAGCCCAAACTCATCGAGAAATCTAGCGAGAACAGCGTGCTCTTCATGGGAGGTTGGGGTATGACAATGCTGGGCTTTCCCACGCAGATCGACCTCCCAACTTTGGTACCAGTTATCCACAGGCCCCACATAAACAGCCGGCCGGTCTGGAAACTGGTCTCCAGTAAGATCAACAACCAGCGAAGAAATTAACAACCAGATGTGAGACTTGCCGTCTCGATAGGCACTCACGGACTCAGCTTCTGGTCCGCTCGGATAACTATTCAGGTAGTCGCCTAAGAGTTCCGAAGTGACGCCGCAACAGCCACGGGGAAAATCCGCCATGTGCCTTGGCAGTAATCCCAAATTTCTCTGTAATTCAAGCGACGCTCGAAAATTGTGCGCGAGCTGTATTAAATCATCCATCAGCCGACTCCCCCAATCTTTAGCTCAGCCGATTCCATTCGGCGAAATGTAAATTCTCATGCGAGGGTCCGAAAGCCTGCGGAAAAGCTAAGGTCCAGCGTACGTTGATACTGGACTAATACAACGTCGCGCGAGTGAACACTTATCGACCTGCAATCTATCGTTTGGCCCCGTCGTGAATACCCAGTAGCTCACTTAGGCGAATTGCTTTGTGCCATTCATTCAGTCGCCGTCGAAGGTGTGTCGAAGTGTTATGCCGAAAGGAGGCGATACGTTCGGGCCTTTCACGCCTGGGCGTCAATTCAATCACCTTCGCTTCAATCCGTTCAGGGGCATTCTCAAACCATGGGTACTTACTCAGTACTCGGGTTCGAAGGTCGCTCATTGCGAACCTGCCTCGCGTCAGCCGCCGCACCCGCCGTTCGATTTCGTCCTCGCTCAACGGCCCCCCATCTTGGCTAGTGAACAGTAGCGAGTCGGGCTGTCTCCTACTGGTAAACAGGTGCTGGCGCAGCAGGTGAAGGCGCATCAAACGCATGATCGGTGGCGACAGTGGCAGCAGTCCACCGCCAAGCAGCCGCCACACTTCGGCAGCCAGGTCAAATTCACTCCGGCGCGCCGCCAAGATCGTCTTCAACGGCAGGCCATAAGCCAGCGCCAGCAGTGCGACCAGCATCGCAGGTCGATCATCGCCACCCATGTCGATAAGCAACTCCGCCGGCTCATAAAACATGGCATTAGGCCCAACCATCCAACGCATAGATCCCCCCGTCATAATTCAGTGCTAAGGGGTAGTCGCTCTACCACCGGCAGCGCCTAGAGCGTAGACCAGTGTCATTGGGGGGGCGGGTTTTCGAGTTGACCTACGGGAATTAGGTTTGCCCATCGCTGGGCAGGCTTAACTGCATCCGAGAGTCAGAACTGCCAACACCAGTGGGACTGTCCACCGCATCGTAATTTCCAATTGGCAGCTGCTTTGGAGGTGAGCCCAAACTAGCTCACCTATCACTTTGACTTATTTAACCTGGAACGGACACAGGCCCCACTCAGATCCTTTTCTCAACAGATGCAAACCGTAGCCCCAAGCTTCCGATCCATCGGCTCATTCGTGAATCTCTGATCAATCAGCCATTCTGAACGCCTATCGAGTTGTGTCGCTCGAAACATCGCCTGGCAATCGAACCACCTACCGCACCCAATCACACCGCAGAGAATAAAAATCGCCTTGGCTTGATAGGTCAAGGTGGCGACTGAGGCTCTCTGAGGCCACAGGAGACGCTGAAGACTTAACCAGCATCATGTATCGTGTTTTGGCAGTGAACACGCTGTAGCGCATGTGAGGTGGCTTGATGGGGTCGTGGAATGGAAGGGACTAACGTTACATTTCTCTGAAAACCCGTGAACCGATTTTTGGAGGCAAAACGAAGAAAGCGTTACATTTGGGGTGAATCGAGGGGATAAATGCGGGAGCGTTACATTTTTTTGGTTTTCGAGGATTTTTGAAGGAAAGCACTTATGTTCAGGCAGCGATAAATTCTTGTAAATACTGGTTTTTCTGGTCTAAAATCAAGTTTTTCCTATAGAGATCTATAGTGTTACATATATAGATCTTAAGGGGTAAGTCGCAGGTAAAGCGATCACACAACACCACCGCGCCACGGGCCAGCGCCGGGCGGATCACGCCGGCCAGATGCTGGGCACGCGCGGCAAACACCAGCAACAACTCGGTGTCCGGGTCCATGGTTTCATCGACCGGCGCCAACAACACTTCGCGAATCTTCTCGGCCAAAGGCGTGCCGCCCGGCTCGCGGGTCAGCACCACCTCGATACCGGCGGCGCGCAGGCGCTCGGCCAGGTATTCACGATTGGTGCTCTTGCCGGCGCCTTCAGGGCCTTCCAGGGTAATAAACAAGCCAGTCACAGGCAGTCCTTAGTCAGAATCATTGCGGGCTTTGCGGCGCGGTTGCGTCTGGTTCGGGCGCAGGCGCAGCAGCGGGCTCTTTGGCAGGTTCTTCAGCCGGTTCTTGGGTTGGCTCCTGCGTCGGCTCTTGAGCCGGTGGTTGAACCGGCTCTTGCGGCGTCACTGGTGGCAAAGCCTCGGGGGCTGTGTCGGGCGAAGCCGCCGGGACCGGCGCCGGCTCATTCGTCGCCTCTGGCGCGGTGACCGGTGCCGGACTGGAGCGATAATCGGCGCGGCGTTTGAGCTGGAATTCGCGCACTGCGTTGTTATGAGCGTCCAGATCATCGGAGAACACATGGCTGCCATCGCCGCGTGCGACAAAATACAGGCTGTTGCCAGCCACCGGATTCAACGCTGCGTGGATCGCTTCGCGGCCGACCATCGCAATCGGCGTCGGCGGCAGGCCGGCGATCACGTAGGTATTGTAAGGGGTCGGTTCCTTGAGATGCGCGCGGGTCAACTTGCCGTTGTAACGATCACCCAGGCCGTAGATCACGGTCGGATCAGTCTGCAACAGCATGCCCATTTCCATGCGCCGCACGAACACCCCAGCGATCTGCCCACGCTCCTGCGGTACGCCGGTTTCCTTTTCCACCAGCGAAGCCATGATCAGCGCTTGATAAGGTTCGGTATACGGCACGTCCGCCGCGCGCTGCCCCCACTCCTTGGCGAGGACTTCATCCAGGCGATCGTAAGCTTTTTTCAGCAGCTCGGCGTCCGTCATGCCCCGCACAAACCGGTAGGTGTCCGGGAAGAATCGC
This genomic window contains:
- a CDS encoding protein kinase domain-containing protein, with translation MPDLSQQKIDELQVTLKRYLSRDDRRWEVDFLAAGGSAAVFRGINGKEKRAFKVFDPRFISDEEGSKEQERLGLQRRLISHDCDYLVQTFSIENFSDTAIIEMEYVEWPRLKEVLKDVPDASVEALIRQLVSAVLYLEGHGIVHRDIKPENIHVSECWGKLKLLDLGVVREFDPGPGAADTDQGAQRPFLATAQYSSPEYLFRLDEPSRELWQGLNIYQVGAVLHDLIMKESLFRAEIEAGNRWLVAKAVLLNSPNFKDGNPSRLAYLKSLAAKCLNKDLQARLALVDWLDFEVQEHNVGLNKLRARLKSRPNKQADSERTLSFDRDRFQEALTDKVKLLLISVCGTDLPLSFSKLKVSNKEVVSFQFAHSELIAVVTQMSFDWKIGLYARSVNIFVSGFICQPESDLAVNLESLNLIGTASMDDAIDDAGSFIAESIADIVGTAISEVESHNSAVDSIESIYGKQIEFKRVSNEQ
- a CDS encoding nuclease-related domain-containing DEAD/DEAH box helicase translates to MARMIPEHGPHHTESYGERHLYSALKSQLPDDYTVIHSLPWLCSAMSKLDNRARPTGEIDFLIVHPEDGVLALEVKSGVYRIENSFFVHVRDGYKIDPLTQTKKNIHGFATWLGADPALCLRIGYGFIFPDSDFNRSNIPGMYDTRSTPSQSLYIDFEAYPDVAQKIIELMKYWKKALLNTDLGPTKTKKLIDYLAPKIDGQPQWASRIRYDNKVWLQLTSEQSLVVRSVLRNKDSLITGWPGTGKTLIAIDAARKLSEGGKQVLVLSFNARLTEHIRVQLEGYRACKVMTWHGLCRQAANALNHLSVGEEWYKVKCLEDLDIAIQKGLLGEYDALVVDESQALAESWCKTLVSWFTGKPKAFFCDETQVFKFERNGVTLNGLSAILGVDAFPLTIILRMPKAVTEILSEVVPPKIQLSSPRVAEPETALEIITLNPCDELLRIKSELVAAGVGSEDIVVLTGPIIDRQYSDFLKTQKLATENIAKFRGLEAPVVIVLGAEALDTAELFSAYSRATTKFVAIYNAHNRQWRGRLDFQSRLQGKPESAEILKTAQVPLRIRNIVARCTSIRSLGMKSLDVMWAEDWGAMLVEFKAHETQLTLWINYLSRTISHPIFIWYGTTLTKFYMVAPELNGEIESCGHYSLTMEDCKACGSLTPHTDTANIKCALCYTLESRLLPPDEDLIDQISLYDAVITSQLPADKALQLRPHLPLEVAAVAALMRANKNKVRNNVLLVQLPSGRNLYTTAFVFAQSRIAVCETNTTMSVDVLADEIYYRYRVLEQISPAEWRSIVASAFATFKQKGYVVRIGKKLYQPVEDDDAPVPKRYAND
- a CDS encoding ATP-binding domain-containing protein — translated: MNSNWWRSKKEMDQAQKDFIGLPMEGRYLLSGPPGSGKTNLLLLRAEVMVGSGEKDILFITYTRSLADFIRSGAVAKGFVRASQIKTFHSWLAEYVNLNLGSKVKWGEGDFDDDARTEALQKLIAANEVRPSDKMYSAIFVDEAQDLSVGELAALLELSDKVCICGDDRQGIYNQDGMITADSLGLETHRLTRHFRIGQEIAKVADKLMPPVKGGTTLESTCNYDPAIQGTSSAILHPSQSRTEQLDKILELIEVQLDAFPDEAVGIFCPRQEDRLEVKNYLESTHLKDRICTHGVDSNATFSSQALIHIMTLHASKGTEFRCVHIFGAEGLTRFPLKRTKLIYTGVTRAKTALNVYRCGDTTVKVEAAFAKPVLFGLDNLFPDD
- the mltG gene encoding endolytic transglycosylase MltG, with protein sequence MRRKFLLLLETGLVLAGLCLGASAWKIHSALEQPLNITQEELLDVPKGTTPTRTFYRLEADGVIKDAFWLRVYWRFNLAGQPLHKGEYRMQPGMTVESLIDLWKRGEMVQYSLTLVEGWNFHQVRLALAKDEKLEQTLNGLSDSEVMDRLGHPGIFPEGRFFPDTYRFVRGMTDAELLKKAYDRLDEVLAKEWGQRAADVPYTEPYQALIMASLVEKETGVPQERGQIAGVFVRRMEMGMLLQTDPTVIYGLGDRYNGKLTRAHLKEPTPYNTYVIAGLPPTPIAMVGREAIHAALNPVAGNSLYFVARGDGSHVFSDDLDAHNNAVREFQLKRRADYRSSPAPVTAPEATNEPAPVPAASPDTAPEALPPVTPQEPVQPPAQEPTQEPTQEPAEEPAKEPAAAPAPEPDATAPQSPQ